In the Mastacembelus armatus chromosome 2, fMasArm1.2, whole genome shotgun sequence genome, one interval contains:
- the LOC113127588 gene encoding protein unc-80 homolog encodes MSIFDSFTLHCMNGLSGTKTGMWVQTMKTMKSQKARPPTFCRARLGAVCKENTTDAQVMGVVGPSSVADGLPLLHLSPYLSPPLPFSTAVVRLVALQIQALKDEFPLSHVISPFTNQERREGMLLNLLIPFVLTVGSGSKGTDFFLI; translated from the exons ATGTCGATATTTGACTCCTTTACGTTGCACTGTATGAATGGTCTCAGCGGGACAAAGACAGGGATGTGGGTTCAGACAATGAAGACAATGAAGTCCCAGAAGGCCAGGCCGCCCACCTTCTGCAGAGCCAGGCTGGGGGctgtctgcaaagaaaacaccacagacgCCCAG GTGATGGGCGTGGTTGGACCGTCCAGTGTGGCAGACGGCTTACCTCTGCTGCACCTCAGCCCATATCTTTCTCCTCCATTGCCCTTCAGCACAGCAGTGGTGCGGCTGGTGGCCCTGCAGATCCAG GCCTTAAAGGATGAGTTCCCTCTCAGTCATGTGATCTCACCTTTCACCAATCAGGAGAGGCGTGAGGGGATGCTGCTCAACCTGCTCATTCCCTTTGTATTGACAGTGGGGTCTGGAAGCAAAGGTACagacttttttctgatttga